In a genomic window of Nitrospirota bacterium:
- the trpD gene encoding anthranilate phosphoribosyltransferase, with product MIKEAIAKVADGTSLTEAESEDVMREIMEGGATPAQIAAYLTALRMKGETVDEVVGAVRVMREKAIRIRVDDPLVVDTCGTGGDRKGTFNISTTTAFVVAGAGVTVAKHGNRAASSKSGSADVLRALGVNIDLPPPAVEDCVNQIGIGFLFAPLFHGAMKHAVAPRQEIGIRTMFNILGPLTNPAGASIQILGVYADPLADLMAQVLIRLGARHCFVVHGEDGLDEISISAPTRFCEGKEGRISCYHLDPRDLGMSLAPLKAIAGGGPEDNAKILLAILGGAPGPRRDIVLLNAAPPLVACGKAKDFAEGVVLAAKSIDTGAAMEKLERLKQRTKSACP from the coding sequence GTGATCAAAGAGGCCATTGCCAAGGTCGCGGACGGGACTTCCCTCACGGAGGCCGAATCCGAAGACGTGATGCGGGAAATCATGGAGGGCGGCGCCACGCCGGCCCAGATCGCGGCCTATCTGACCGCGCTGCGCATGAAGGGCGAGACGGTCGACGAGGTGGTGGGCGCGGTGCGGGTGATGCGGGAGAAGGCGATCAGGATCCGCGTGGACGATCCCCTGGTCGTAGACACCTGCGGGACCGGCGGCGACCGCAAAGGCACCTTCAACATCTCGACCACCACCGCGTTCGTGGTGGCGGGGGCGGGGGTTACCGTGGCCAAACACGGCAATCGGGCCGCATCCTCCAAAAGCGGCAGCGCGGATGTGTTGCGCGCGCTGGGCGTGAACATCGACCTCCCGCCGCCGGCGGTGGAGGACTGCGTGAATCAAATCGGAATCGGGTTTCTGTTCGCGCCGTTGTTTCACGGCGCGATGAAACACGCCGTGGCCCCGCGCCAAGAGATCGGCATTCGCACCATGTTCAATATTTTGGGGCCGTTGACCAACCCTGCGGGGGCGTCCATCCAGATCTTGGGCGTCTACGCCGACCCGCTGGCTGATCTGATGGCGCAAGTGCTGATCAGACTCGGAGCGCGACACTGTTTCGTGGTCCACGGGGAAGACGGACTCGATGAGATTTCGATTTCCGCGCCCACCCGGTTTTGCGAAGGGAAAGAAGGACGGATCAGTTGCTACCACCTTGATCCTCGCGACCTCGGCATGTCGCTGGCGCCGCTGAAGGCGATCGCGGGCGGAGGGCCGGAAGACAACGCGAAAATTCTGCTCGCTATTCTGGGAGGCGCTCCCGGACCGAGGCGCGACATCGTCCTGCTCAACGCGGCGCCCCCGCTGGTGGCCTGCGGCAAGGCCAAGGACTTTGCGGAAGGGGTCGTCCTGGCGGCCAAATCCATCGACACGGGCGCGGCGATGGAAAAGCTGGAACGCCTCAAACAACGGACCAAATCGGCCTGTCCATGA